Proteins from a single region of Haloterrigena alkaliphila:
- a CDS encoding DUF2249 domain-containing protein: protein MAPEHSAVDATLDVREIDGPPFEDIVAALEELPADDRLRLIVPFEPVPLYAELDERGFTHESEQRDGLWYVHIEHA, encoded by the coding sequence ATGGCACCGGAACACTCCGCTGTCGACGCCACGCTCGACGTTCGCGAGATCGACGGCCCGCCGTTCGAGGACATCGTCGCCGCGCTCGAGGAACTCCCGGCCGACGACCGTCTGCGCCTGATCGTCCCGTTCGAACCGGTCCCCCTCTACGCGGAACTCGACGAGCGCGGATTCACCCACGAGTCCGAGCAGCGCGACGGGCTCTGGTACGTCCACATCGAACACGCCTAG
- a CDS encoding DUF2249 domain-containing protein encodes MQSYDTVVDRTDAPGDRPREFVDVHSLGPPEPLVTTLETLADLPDKTVLVQRNDRVPQFLYPKLEDRGYDYETVERDDEVVTVIWRP; translated from the coding sequence ATGCAATCGTACGATACCGTCGTCGACCGTACCGATGCCCCGGGCGATCGACCGCGGGAGTTCGTCGACGTCCACTCGCTGGGGCCGCCCGAACCGCTCGTGACGACCCTCGAGACGCTCGCCGACCTCCCCGACAAGACGGTGCTGGTCCAGCGCAACGACCGGGTTCCGCAGTTCCTCTACCCGAAACTCGAGGATCGCGGCTACGACTACGAGACCGTCGAACGGGACGACGAGGTCGTGACCGTCATCTGGCGACCGTAA
- the gatA gene encoding Asp-tRNA(Asn)/Glu-tRNA(Gln) amidotransferase subunit GatA, translated as MSANIFITEERIEGADDGPLSGTTVAVKDNISTEGVRTTCGSKMLAEYVPPYDATVVERLKAAGATIVGKANMDEFGMGTTTETSHFGSTDNPAAPGHVPGGSSGGSAAAVAAGEADLALGSDTGGSVRCPAAFCGVVGIKPTYGLVSRYGLVAYANSLEQIGPFGETVEDAAQLLDVIAGEDDRDATTRETPLADDASYADAATGSVNDLQIGVPTELLEGADEGVVETFWDAIGELEDRGAEYHEVSLPSVEHAVEAYYVIAMSEASSNLARFDGVRYGHSSDAEGNWNETFAQTRKEGFGDEVKRRILLGTYALSAGYHDKYYKKAQDARAWVKQDFDEALSEADVLASPTMPVPPFELGESLDDPLQMYLADANTVPINLADLPAISVPAGETDGLPVGLQLVGPAFGEERLIRAASALA; from the coding sequence ATGTCGGCAAACATCTTCATCACGGAGGAACGCATCGAGGGTGCGGACGACGGCCCGCTGTCGGGGACGACCGTCGCCGTCAAGGACAACATCTCGACCGAGGGCGTCCGGACGACCTGCGGCTCGAAGATGCTCGCGGAGTACGTCCCGCCCTACGACGCGACGGTCGTCGAACGCCTGAAAGCGGCGGGCGCGACCATCGTCGGCAAGGCCAACATGGACGAGTTCGGCATGGGGACCACGACGGAAACCTCCCACTTCGGCTCGACGGACAACCCGGCGGCACCGGGCCACGTCCCCGGCGGCTCCTCCGGGGGCTCCGCCGCTGCCGTCGCCGCCGGCGAGGCCGACCTGGCGCTGGGCTCGGACACCGGCGGCTCGGTCCGCTGTCCCGCCGCCTTCTGCGGCGTCGTGGGAATCAAGCCCACCTACGGACTGGTTTCGCGGTACGGGCTCGTCGCCTACGCGAACAGCCTCGAGCAGATCGGCCCCTTCGGCGAGACCGTCGAGGACGCCGCGCAGTTGCTCGACGTCATCGCCGGCGAAGACGACAGAGACGCGACGACCCGCGAGACGCCCCTTGCGGACGATGCGAGCTACGCCGACGCCGCCACCGGCAGCGTCAACGACCTGCAGATCGGCGTCCCGACGGAACTGCTCGAGGGCGCCGACGAGGGGGTCGTCGAGACGTTCTGGGACGCCATCGGCGAACTCGAGGATCGGGGCGCCGAGTACCACGAGGTCTCCCTGCCGTCGGTCGAACACGCCGTCGAGGCCTACTACGTGATCGCGATGTCGGAGGCCTCCTCCAATCTCGCGCGGTTCGACGGGGTTCGCTACGGGCACTCGAGCGACGCCGAGGGGAACTGGAACGAGACCTTCGCCCAGACCCGCAAGGAAGGGTTCGGCGACGAGGTCAAGCGCCGGATCCTGCTGGGCACCTACGCCCTCTCGGCGGGCTACCACGACAAGTACTACAAGAAGGCCCAGGACGCTCGCGCGTGGGTCAAGCAGGACTTCGACGAGGCGCTCTCCGAGGCCGACGTGCTCGCCAGCCCGACGATGCCGGTTCCGCCGTTCGAACTCGGCGAGAGCCTCGACGACCCGCTCCAGATGTACCTCGCGGACGCGAACACCGTCCCGATCAATCTGGCCGACCTGCCGGCCATCTCGGTGCCCGCCGGCGAAACCGACGGACTCCCGGTCGGACTCCAGCTCGTCGGTCCCGCGTTCGGCGAGGAGCGACTGATCCGCGCCGCGAGCGCGCTCGCCTGA
- a CDS encoding helix-turn-helix transcriptional regulator — MSVPTAEAELSEDERAGLELVRETGGIHQSDFWKELGVSSRKGSRIVESLVEKELVDREETVYDGHNTYYIAPTARDLEFRLLMAGDMLSPFIGEEEVDPNSDAFSQWIMNLAYEE, encoded by the coding sequence GTGAGCGTGCCGACGGCCGAAGCGGAACTCTCCGAGGACGAGCGAGCGGGCCTCGAACTCGTCCGCGAGACCGGCGGCATCCACCAGAGCGACTTCTGGAAGGAACTGGGCGTTTCCTCGCGCAAGGGCAGTCGGATCGTCGAGTCGCTCGTCGAGAAGGAACTGGTCGATCGGGAGGAGACGGTTTACGACGGACACAACACCTACTACATCGCGCCGACCGCCCGCGATCTCGAGTTCCGGCTCCTGATGGCCGGCGACATGCTCTCGCCGTTCATCGGCGAGGAGGAGGTCGATCCCAACAGCGACGCCTTCTCGCAGTGGATCATGAACCTCGCCTACGAGGAGTGA
- a CDS encoding cupin domain-containing protein has protein sequence MSDTDRSLIPTELQRLADLEATPHAQVFDEPKTVRLRLEAGEGVPAHRHPGREIVCHVLEGRLTIALGDDEREVAAGEVVRFDGEQEIAPTAQVDSTALLVLAPRAD, from the coding sequence ATGAGCGACACCGACCGATCCCTGATACCGACGGAACTCCAGCGGCTCGCGGACCTCGAGGCGACGCCTCACGCGCAGGTGTTCGACGAACCGAAGACGGTCCGCCTCCGACTCGAGGCCGGCGAGGGCGTCCCGGCCCATCGCCATCCCGGCCGGGAAATCGTCTGTCACGTGCTCGAGGGACGGCTCACGATCGCGCTCGGCGACGACGAACGCGAGGTCGCCGCGGGAGAGGTCGTCAGGTTCGACGGCGAGCAAGAGATCGCACCAACGGCTCAGGTCGACTCGACGGCGTTGCTCGTTCTCGCGCCGCGAGCGGACTGA
- the gatC gene encoding Asp-tRNA(Asn)/Glu-tRNA(Gln) amidotransferase subunit GatC — protein sequence MSDDAVSPEEVRHVAELARVDLADDEVDRFTEQFRDILEYFETLDEVPEVDREADLTNVMRPDEDRDSLDREAALENASETEDGYFKGPNVS from the coding sequence ATGAGCGACGACGCCGTGAGTCCCGAGGAGGTCCGCCACGTCGCGGAGCTGGCTCGCGTCGACCTCGCGGACGACGAGGTCGACCGGTTCACCGAGCAGTTCAGGGACATCCTCGAGTACTTCGAGACGCTGGACGAGGTGCCCGAAGTCGACCGCGAGGCCGACCTGACGAACGTGATGCGGCCCGACGAGGACCGCGACTCCCTCGACCGGGAGGCCGCACTCGAGAACGCGTCGGAGACCGAGGACGGCTACTTCAAGGGGCCGAACGTTTCCTGA
- a CDS encoding NRDE family protein codes for MCTLTLAWQVFDDAPVAVAANRDEAVGRDSRPPGVYREEPLIVAPRDAEAGGTWIGYNEHGVFAGITNKWTDADLAAERSRGLLVADVLEAESAAEAGSILADAVATDEYDGFYLVLADASEASCYLWDGDLERVDFDPGVHVVVNVAVDETVDVPAFRREAGRQQADNASAVREALSVAAGESVDVWLERAGSVLGNHEYGVCIHQDGFGTRSSSLIALGADGARYEFAPGPPCTTSYERVALEDDAASISDAAGDGEFDVEGQV; via the coding sequence GTGTGTACACTGACCCTCGCCTGGCAGGTCTTCGACGACGCGCCGGTCGCGGTCGCCGCCAACCGCGACGAGGCGGTCGGCCGGGACTCCCGGCCGCCGGGCGTCTACCGCGAGGAGCCGCTGATCGTCGCGCCGCGGGACGCCGAAGCCGGCGGCACGTGGATCGGCTACAACGAACACGGCGTCTTCGCGGGGATCACGAACAAGTGGACCGACGCCGACCTCGCCGCGGAGCGGTCGCGCGGCCTGCTCGTCGCGGACGTTCTCGAGGCCGAGTCCGCCGCCGAAGCCGGATCGATCCTCGCGGACGCGGTCGCCACCGACGAGTACGACGGCTTCTACCTCGTGCTCGCCGACGCGTCGGAAGCGTCCTGCTACCTGTGGGACGGCGACCTCGAGCGCGTCGACTTCGACCCCGGAGTCCACGTCGTGGTGAACGTCGCCGTCGACGAGACGGTCGACGTTCCCGCGTTCCGACGGGAGGCGGGTCGCCAGCAGGCCGACAACGCCAGCGCGGTCCGCGAGGCGCTGTCGGTCGCGGCCGGCGAATCGGTCGACGTCTGGCTCGAGCGCGCCGGCAGCGTCCTCGGGAACCACGAGTACGGCGTCTGTATCCACCAGGACGGATTCGGGACGCGCTCGTCGTCGCTGATCGCGCTCGGGGCCGACGGGGCGCGTTACGAGTTCGCACCGGGACCGCCCTGTACGACGTCGTACGAGCGCGTGGCGCTCGAGGATGACGCGGCGTCGATCTCGGACGCCGCCGGAGACGGCGAGTTCGACGTCGAAGGGCAGGTTTAA
- a CDS encoding alpha/beta fold hydrolase: MCAGSAAGLETTPRHLSSVETESIVRRVNGIRLHAVVAGDEADPLVVLLHGFPEYWYGWRHQIGPLVDAGYRVLVPDQRGYNLSEKPGDVRSYRLHECSRDVADLVASEGGGDARVVGHDWGGLVAWDLALRHPSAVDRLAIVNAPHPTVYRQHLLANPEQLRRSWYALYFQLPWVPEFAIRASDYRLLERTLRETAAPGTFTDAELERYRRAWGRDGALTGMLDWYRAAGRHPPSPPRERVDAPTLIVWGEDDAALTTPLAIDSDQRCETSRLELLPETSHWVQHERPERLSELLLEAFERDR, from the coding sequence ATGTGTGCAGGATCCGCCGCCGGCCTCGAGACGACCCCGAGACACCTCTCGTCGGTCGAGACCGAATCGATCGTTCGACGCGTCAACGGGATCCGACTGCACGCGGTCGTCGCCGGTGACGAGGCGGACCCGCTGGTCGTCCTGCTCCACGGCTTTCCCGAGTACTGGTACGGCTGGCGCCACCAGATCGGACCGCTCGTCGACGCCGGCTACCGCGTGCTCGTCCCCGATCAGCGCGGCTACAACCTGAGCGAGAAGCCCGGCGACGTCCGCTCGTACCGACTCCACGAGTGCTCGCGGGACGTCGCCGACCTCGTCGCGAGCGAGGGTGGTGGCGACGCCCGCGTCGTCGGCCACGATTGGGGCGGCCTCGTGGCCTGGGACCTCGCGCTCCGGCACCCGAGCGCGGTCGATCGGCTCGCGATCGTCAACGCTCCGCATCCGACCGTCTACCGCCAGCACCTCCTCGCGAACCCCGAGCAGCTTCGACGGAGTTGGTACGCGCTGTACTTTCAACTTCCGTGGGTGCCCGAGTTCGCCATCCGGGCGAGCGACTATCGGTTGCTCGAGCGAACGCTTCGAGAAACGGCCGCGCCGGGGACGTTCACCGACGCCGAACTGGAGCGATACCGCCGGGCCTGGGGACGTGACGGCGCGCTGACCGGCATGCTCGACTGGTATCGGGCTGCCGGCCGCCACCCGCCGTCGCCGCCGCGCGAGCGGGTCGACGCGCCGACGCTGATCGTCTGGGGCGAGGACGACGCCGCGCTGACGACGCCGCTGGCGATCGACAGCGACCAGCGCTGCGAGACCAGTCGGCTCGAGCTCCTTCCGGAGACGAGTCACTGGGTGCAACACGAACGGCCCGAACGACTCTCGGAACTGCTCCTCGAGGCGTTCGAGCGCGACCGGTGA
- a CDS encoding helix-turn-helix domain-containing protein, whose translation MAQATLTITMPEEIWIQQLSTAYPSATFRVLAAVPGSETGFALVRITGPDVADVVEEMRDHAQITELSLAQYSENEVTVHFETTAPLLLFSSRESGMPIELPVEIVDGEATIEVTGSRDRLAQLAEQLENFGLQYRIEHVRERLHESQLLSERQLEVVVAAVREGYYDTPRRCSLTELAGQLDIAKSTCSETLHRAEEAIIKRFVEDLPNVDDEESLEEQLATN comes from the coding sequence ATGGCTCAGGCGACACTCACAATCACGATGCCGGAAGAGATCTGGATTCAACAGCTGTCGACGGCGTACCCCTCGGCCACCTTCCGGGTGCTCGCGGCCGTCCCCGGATCCGAAACCGGGTTCGCGCTGGTCCGGATCACCGGCCCCGACGTCGCGGACGTGGTCGAGGAGATGCGCGACCACGCCCAGATCACCGAACTCTCGCTCGCCCAGTACAGCGAGAACGAGGTGACCGTCCACTTCGAGACGACGGCGCCGCTGTTGTTGTTCTCCTCCCGGGAATCGGGGATGCCGATCGAACTCCCCGTCGAAATCGTCGACGGCGAGGCGACGATCGAGGTGACCGGATCCCGGGACCGCCTCGCCCAACTCGCCGAACAACTCGAGAACTTCGGCCTCCAGTACCGGATCGAACACGTCCGCGAGCGCCTCCACGAGAGCCAGTTGCTCTCGGAGCGCCAACTCGAGGTCGTCGTCGCCGCGGTGCGGGAAGGCTACTACGACACGCCGCGACGGTGTTCGCTGACGGAGCTCGCCGGGCAACTGGACATCGCGAAGTCGACCTGCAGCGAGACGCTCCACCGGGCCGAGGAGGCGATCATCAAGCGGTTCGTCGAGGATCTGCCGAACGTCGACGACGAGGAGTCCCTCGAGGAGCAACTCGCGACGAACTGA
- a CDS encoding DUF2249 domain-containing protein: MTRLDVRDIPPVDRHPTIHDAFDDLEPGETLTIVNDHEPKPLFYEFQAEVETFDADSYEVERVAPDEFVAQFPKTEA; this comes from the coding sequence ATGACACGACTCGACGTCAGGGACATCCCGCCGGTTGATCGTCATCCGACCATCCACGACGCGTTCGACGATCTCGAGCCCGGCGAGACGCTGACCATCGTCAACGATCACGAACCGAAGCCGCTGTTCTACGAGTTCCAGGCGGAGGTCGAGACGTTCGACGCCGACAGCTACGAAGTCGAACGCGTCGCGCCCGACGAGTTCGTCGCACAGTTTCCGAAGACGGAGGCGTAG